tagcttcgttccgaacccaatcaatcaaatgCTCGCGACtatcgaagctccgatcattggtaaattgttgccgaacatcaaccgcattgatcatagctcGATCGTCGATAACCGAATCGTTTttaacgttgacaacttccggaaatactgcgtcatcgtcttgcacaatgttgtccggatgcaccatacctaacatatgcaaaaattagcaaaattggccaaaactgttttttttaactgccagggcatatttcggaagttcatttccgaaatttgttaggtaatatatttcggaaatgaacttccgaaccatcgcaggtttcagcagaaaattcatcaatcaatgtagtgaaataggggatgaaatgggagatgtttacctcaaattgtagctttctatgctccctttaacgtgatcaacggtttgaaacttgattttgagacgaaaaatggatggagattgattgagtgttggagagggtttggagaagttttggagaaaaaatgatgaaatagtgaaggagggaaaattgtatatgcaggaatattttcggaaatgaacttccgaaatattcacggttttgaattttttttgacttcggaaatgcatctccgaaaacaccacttttttggtgttttcggagattcatttccgaaaagtatgaaaattcaaaaaaaaaattaacttcggagatgcatctctgaagcaggggtaattgggggatttcgctggggtgaccccatagggagatgggtaaagaaaaattctaTACAAATTATGTAAGCTATTAGAAATAAAGAGATGGTTATTTTTCATATGGTTGCGGTGGCACTGGAATTTTTGTATGTGAACACATATTCAGCCGCATTACACCTTAAATTGTTTTAACTGCGGCTTCAAACGAAATTGCAAGTTTATTATCATATGGGATGACACATTAATGTCACATAAATTTTATTTGAAGCTCTTGAAAAATATTGAGAGTATTATGAGTGATGATAAATTTATTTGTAATCAAATATTTGAAAGAAAGGTAATTATCTTTGGTGGTGATTTAAGGAAAATTCTATCAATTATACTAAGAGAAACTAGATCTGATGTTATGCATGCAACAATAAATATGTCATATATTTGAGATTTTTGTAAAATCGTTACTCTGACCAAAAAAAAATACGCAGTTACCAAATGACTCAATATCACCCACAttagaaaatattataaaatttttagAATGGATTTTGGTGATTGGTGATGAAAGTATGTTAgaatcaaatgatggatatgttGATATTATTATTCCTCAAGGGTTGTTAATAAGACACATTTTAGTGACCCACTTGAAGCTATTGTTACCAGCACTTGTCCGGATCTACTTTATAACTTAACATATTCTTGTTTTCGGCAAAGTAGAGTTATTTTAGAATCAACTCTCGAGACCGTGGATATAATAAATGATTATATCATGCAACTTATTCTAGGCAACTAATTATATATCAATTACAAATTTCAATAAGCTTTTAATATTATCACCACAATAACCAAAATTTTAATTGTTCTACTTTTACGTTGAAGCCGAAGAAAATGAATATATGAGTAGTGATTTTATTGATCGATCAGAAGTAAATGACAATGATGTTTTTTTAACAATTAACACCATAATTTTTCAGTAGTTTCAAAACTTTATATTGCCAAACTACTCATCAAATTGAAAATTGACATTATGTTGTTGAGAAATTTGGATCGATTTGAAGGGTGATACAATGATAATAGGTTGAGAATTACTAGGATTGCTAATCTTGTCATTGAAGAAAAGATCATTTTAGTTAAAATTATTAGAAACATCATTTACATACAAAAAATGTCTTTGTCTCATTTTCAATCTTCTTGGTCATTCGAGCTTTTCAGAAGAAAATTCTCAATTATTGTCTATTTTTTATAACAATAAACAAATTTTAAGATCAAAAGTTAATTTTAGTCGTGAACAACTAAATGTGACAATTTCAATTGTAACTAAATATTATAGTAATtcataacaaaaacaaacaaatcttaaatacaactatatatatatatatatatatatatatatatatatatatatatatatatatatatatatatatatatatatatatatatatatatatatatatatatatatatatatatatattgtcttcaAAAAGTGTTTCACAACATAATCTGAGTAATGTTTAGATAGATGTTACTTATTTATTAGCTTTAGGTATGACTCTAGTTTCAACAATTGTACATGGACACTaacatttactttttttttttcccTCAAACAAGTCCATACTTCTATTTACCATCAAGCATAATTTATACCTTATTgtcatgagttttttttttatgcgTCATGCTAACCAAAATCCGGGagcttaaaaattataaataaagaaaatattttatatttaatatattaaatatatataatatatatttttaaaattaattatttatgtttttaataaattaaatatacataattttaaaaaaaaaaaatctttttaatcTATAATAACTTATCTTCCTAATCTCTTAATCACTATCTCAAAAACGCTGGTTAACATTTTTTTAGTTCGATAGTGGCCTCTCCATTATTAAATCATATTATCTACCATTAATGACTCCTTTAATAAATGTAGTCGGGAGGTGATATATTTTTTTTGCCAATATTATAAACTGCAAAGTTCTTATTGAAAATTACGCGAaacattttttactttttatgttTACGTAGGATCATCCGATTATTTTCATAATTgataatatttttgtttgttttaaacaaCTACTTCAAATAGATGTAACTCTCTATGTTTAAAATATTATGTTGCTATTCCAATTATACCAATTATAGTTAAGAATATGTAATACATATAATATAATGATTTCCATAGTTTTTAACTACTATAATGGATGTGAGAAAAAAACTAGTATGTATAGTGGATATAAGAATAGGTTACACtaaaaataaactttcttttatattttgatatatttgaaAGAGACTTAGGTCGGTGGGGTGAGAGACACACTTACCCTATCTTCCTATCACGTCACTTTTTAATTGGTTTGAGCGTTTCTTCCACGGATACGTCGTCCATATCTTTAATGGCTTTACTTATATTGCACAATCGTGTGTAAAACTTATATTAGattaacaaatgttatataaAAAGTCGTAAGATTTTAATTAATCAATCTCTATTTATATAAAAtgatactacctccgttcctttttataagagacaagtcactttttaggttcattgaataatcaatgtatttaacttatttatagactagatacattgattattcaatgaacttaaaaaatgaattgtctcttataaaaaggattcaatttttgtttattaccaactaaaaaaaacaaacaagaaaaatGTCAAATGAATTGGCGTCCCCTTTAAAGAATAAAGAGGTGATTTATTAGAGGCGCCAACACGACAGTCTTGCCTTCTAAAGTATTAAATGGGAGAACCAATCCAATTGGCTTAAGCTATACACAtgaatttttttgtttgaaacatgaatattttggaaaatagtaagaaaaGTTGATTATTTAGATATTTTTGTTGGAAAACATGAAAATAAATGTCAAAAGTTGTGATAAAAGCCAACATATATTTGTACCAATCAAACACAAGATCAAACTATGAACACTTAATGTAAAGCCAAAATCAAGGCTCCATTAAAAGATAAATAAGCTGCATAACAAAGATTAAACAAAATGCTAAAGAAAATAAATACCATATCATGCATTTAAATTCTCAAATGGTAAGAAAATGAAAGAAGATACAAGACACCTTTCTCGTTCAAAATATTTAGTCTAAAAAAGGATTCATGACAATGAACCCTTGAAAAAAGAGATGCTGTCAAATAGAAATAAACGGTAGAACAAGTACTTAAAGACTTGGTCTTCGTAATCTGACACAGTACATCAAGATCACTACTTCTACGGTTTCACTTTTAGCCCAAAGCAGCAAACTGAAAAATTAAGTAGTTCAACTTGATCATATCATCTCAGATGCTTTCTTTTGTAATGTTTTCAGGCACAGATGTGTTAATCAGCTTTACCTCTGAAATTGATGGTTCTATGAAAACAGGGAAATCCATGTTGAAAAATGAATCTTTTGCCGCAAAGGGTCTTCTTGCTGAAGTTGCCATATCAATGCTGGTTGGAGCAACACATAGACCTGGAGTTGACAAACCCTTTAATATTTCCGGGTTTTTAGGATGATTAAAAAGCTCCCTGTGATTTGATAACTCCATACCATTGGATTTATCTTGGAAGCTGACATCAGTCTCCCGAAAAGAAAGAGAATCGTCATTGATCTTTTCCTGTGTCGCGGAATTTATATTCATGAGTCCAACTTGTTTGATCAAACAATCAATTTGATTATCATGATAAACATTTTCCTGGTGATTCACACGAGTGAGTGGACGCAAATCATGATTAGTGCTGTTTTGCATTTCCTGTGAAAGTGATGTATATTCAACATTTTTAAAAGCACCCTTGAGCATTTCAGTAGAGCTTTTGATATTTTGCTCTGCACTACATGCCTTAATTGCAACATCtaatgattcatcaaaatgactTGGATGAGGATTTTTCTCGTTATCAATTTTTTTGTTTCCAATTGGCGTGATAGATCTCACTGCTTTGTTTTTCCCTTCACTTGGACTTCTTGCTCCATGTTTTAGCAAGCCATGAAGCACGGCAGAGTGTGGTTGCGCACCCCCACGTGGAGTGCGCACTGAGGATTTCACCTGCATAACATTATGAGAATGTTTCAACAATGTAATTAAGAGATGATCATATAAATTGTAAAAACAAAAAGTCTGAAGATTATATCAAACATAAAAAAGGCAGAAAAGCTCACCCCATCAAAGAAACCAATCTTTGGCGAAGGCAGTCGCAAGCCTGAAGGTTTTGCAAGAGCTGAGGGAGTAACTGCTGCCACAGAAGCAGTCCTAACACTTGGATTGATAATTACAGAGCGCTGAGCCTCATGCCCTTCTATGCTCAAATCACTCTGAGCAATCTGAGAATTTATACTTTTATCTGCATTAGTGTCTGAGAAAACCTTTCTGCTGCAACAACTATCAATGCTGGACCTTGAACTATCGCACATGTACTTAGGCATAGAAGCTGATAAGGATGCCTCCGAAGACCAGGAGCTAGCTGGGGAAACACTAGAAGAAAGCTTGTTGGCAGATATCAAGCTTGAGAGACTAGAATTCACAGATTCAATTTTATTTCTTGAAGCAAAACCTGACGTTGTTTTGACCGGAGGGCGAGATGAGGGAGGCTTTGAATTTCCTGCAATAACTTTTCTTCTTGCAGAAATAATTGGAGACTTACCAATATTATCAGATAAACTGCTACCAGAAGATGTGGAAGATACTGATTTTGCCTTGGTTGATACTGACTGACCAGAAGGTAATTTGGATAATATTGTGGGCTTAGGCTGTGTACCCCGTGAACCTCCAATAACAGATGCATTTGGCATTGAGCTGACTCTATCTGAAGAGGTCAAATAAAAATGAGTTCACTTTTACTATAACTCAGAAAGGGTTATGCCAAAAtgagaacaaaaaaaaaaggtaaaatgcAAGTTCTAACCACCAATTATATGTTTTGCTCTGTCCTTTTCACTTTTGGCATGCAAACCGCTAAGTGATGCTCTCTTGGCTGAAATTGTGGAACTTGCAATAGGCTTTGCTGGTAACTTCGAGAGTTTTGAAATAGATGATTCCCTCCTTGTAGCAAGAGgcttttttaaaataagaatatcATGGTTTAGTATAATTAGAAATGACACTAGTTCTCTTCTGTAGTTTATTTAGTTTCATACCTGTGGAATTTGTGTAAAAGTATTCTTGTTTGTAGCCTTCCCAATTCCTCTCACAACTGGTGTTGTTGGATTCCTAGGGGTTGGTGGGGCCTTTATCTAAAATCAACAGAAAGTTATTGCCGACATGATTTTATTGTTTAGCAAAATGGAAACCCAATTAGGCTACACAATTTCAGTCTATGACAGAACAACTATATATTACTCCAAGTCAAAGTTCCAAAGGTGGAATTATAGCCTAAGTTTTGAAAGATATCCACAGTTGAACAAGCTCACTACGGTAGGATCATAGGACATTGTGTCATATTTTGATCAATGTAACCAATCTCACTCAGTAATAGAAAATATTATTGTTGCAATAAGAAAATGTATGTGCACATGCGAATACGAAAAAAATATTCTAGTCACTAACATTAATGTAAGTTACCTTGTTGCGAGTAACCGCGCTAACTTTTCTGGATGctgaaaaataaaacatcaaAGAATCATCAATTGAACTAATTAAAGATAAATCAGCACACAATCTATTTTaaacacagagtgaagaaagactCACGAGTTTGTAACCCTGGTAGCGCAGAGACAGATGACACTCTAGTTGCTGCAGTTGCAAGTTTGGACTTACGGCTAGATTTCTGAATTGAAGCTCTAACATCCTCAAACAAATCACCCTCCAAATCAGCACTTTCAAAGGTCAAACTATCACTCCCTAACGTCGAAATGGAGTCACATGATTTGTATACATCCTCTTCAATCCTCGGTAATGTTTCCTTCTCAACACCCTCAATTATACTAGACAACTCATCAAGATCCAGAACCCCTAAACATAAACACCATTCAAATACaaaccaaaatattaaaaatgagaAAATAGGATACAGACAAATTTTACCGTCACAACCAATCACCGACCAAATCAaacttaaattttataattatttgataaCATGACAAACTTATTGAACGACAATGTAAATTGTAAAACTATTTTGCATGTAAGTGCATATGGATTAAACTCATTCAAAATCctaattcaacaaaaaaaaattagagagcttaaataaaaatataccagCACTAGTGAAAAAAGCACTGTCCCAAGCTAAACTCTTGCGCAAATTGCATTTAGGGTTTCTCGTGGTCTTTTTCTCAGAAGTTTGAGGTTCGTCCTCCCACTGTTCAATTTTGGTAGCAGCGTCTTCGAACTTTTTCGAATTCGGAGTGTACCAAGCTTCGTTTTCTGAAAAAGCACAAAGAGAACGAATCTCCGAGTTTCAATTTGAACAAGATTCATCTGATCTCGAAATACGAAGCAAAAAATTAACGAAATGTGACCTGAATTTTGGTGATTGGAAGAAACGGGATCGAGAAGTGAATCATCGGCGGATAGAAAATCGATGATGCTGAGGCGCCGATCGTTGATGTCGTTGTTTCTCAGAGAAGAATCTGAATCGGAGTTCATCGAGGTTAATCGGCGGTGAATGTTGCTGATTCCGCCGTGAGAGTGAGAGCGTTTTCTGTTtcagaattttgaattttggagtAGCGGCTAGTGAGATTTATGACAACGAAATAAACTTAATTTGAAAATCTAAATAAAAAGAGTGatgtgtaatttttttaataaagtattttagtgtaaattagttttaaaccATTAttctataaaattataatattcagtcatattatataatatttttaaattaagaacatattatataatatttttaaattaaaaacatgcatacttttttcattattttactttttattttctttttcaatattttttaaatagcCACTTTATCACATAGAATTTTGTATAAGTTGAAGATTCTTGAAGGTGTAAAAACTTGTGATAAACATAggctaaattaaattttatttattttaacgttattatttttatttatttataggaaAAGGATATGTTAAAAGTACTACCAGCAAATCAATCAAGTTATCCTAAACAAATAGTCGGAGAGACACATCAAACCGACTATAACAAATTCCAACACGACTTATAAACCGAAAGGAGTCACTCCCAAGTCAAAAATTTGATCATACATAACCCGTCAAACTTGCTCAACATCCGTCCACTAAAAAGAATAATGTTTCTACACGCCCAAATCGTCCAACAAAGGGCTTCGAAGATCCGACCTGAATCAAAGATGAAACTACGCTTGGTATTCCTCCAAAGCTTGCATACGAAGCAATAATAGAAcccgaaaaaaatagaaaagtcgACTTGAATCCAATCACAAGTTTTTTGCCTCCAAGAAATCAAAATAGGACATTTACCAAAAAGATGATCCAAATTCTCGTCACACAACGGACACACCATATTATGGGAACCGACCAAGATTCCTTTTATCACCAAATTCATTCTAGTTGGAAGTCTATTCAACAACAATCTCCAACCAAATATTAGGACTTTACTTAGAGCTCTTCCACAATCTACTCAAAGCAAGAGAAATAACATCATTCAAAGACACGGAACGATTGAAACACTTCCAAAGCCAGTCATAATTAGCTTTGACAAAAAAAACCACTACTATTTCTCCACCACACATAACAATTAGAATGGAAACTATTTAGCTGCACCAGCTATAAAATTCATAGCAGTTCGGCCAACATGACGGCAGCCGAAGCAGGCAGATTGTTGTCTCAGAAATTCAGTTGCCATTGCCACTCACTATCCGACTAAAACCCATTGTTCGATATTTTACTGCTGACCGACCCTGCTTGGTGAAATAACAACTCAAACACAGTACAAATGTTGCAAAGCCTAGTCACCGATCACACCAAAAATCAATGAGATCGCCATTTCCAAGCTTGCACACAATTGAAGAAGAAAACTAATTTACATGATTCTCTTCTATAGACGTTCCAACCGCAAAAACGTCTTTCAACCATAAGGTGACTTTGTTCCCCAACAAAGGTACTGAATCACTAAGcttcattcttttgatatttttgtaCCTGTAAGAAAGAAGGTAGTCTAAATAGAATTTTCTTCATTCAGTATTCTCCATTTCAACTTGCTTAAAAGGGAAAGATTGAAATTTTCACAATGCTTAATACTGAGTCCCCTCCTCTTTCAAAAAGCAAATTGAATCTCAACAAATCCAATTTATTTTTTTCCACTCTCCCCATAAGAAAACCCTTTGAAGCACAATTATCTCTTTAAAGATGGCTTGCGATGCTTTATAAAAGGGAAAAAAAAATTGCCTGAAACCTCTTGAATTTCTGTCTCTTGCTGAAAGCATACGTCAAAAGCCTCTTTCCTGATAAACTGACCCAAACTCTTCCTTTTGGAAGGACAACCACTCCCTCGTATGTTATAGTATAACATATTCATGATGACACTCGTTTGTTAGCTTCCTTCTAAACTTTTGATTCCAAGTCCTTATTCTCCAAAGATTTAATCTCCTTAATGAGAAATTCATCTGGTGCTCCACCTCCCACCCAAAATATAGTAGCTTTTGCCTAGAGGTTTGAGGCTATATCATCTATTTCTTTCGCCCATAGCCGCTTATTACCCTAAACTAAGCAAGAAAAAAAATTCGTCATAAGCTTATTCCCCCGAAAATCTATTCATCAAGACTGTCAGTTGATTACATCGTTGAGGAATAGAGTAGATCGACTTTGAGGTTTCTCGACAGACAGTCATTGGTGGACTCCTGAGAGGGTAAAAGTTAGACTTACAAGCGTTAATTTCAGGTTTAGTGTTTCTCTTCTACTGGGAATCGAGAGAATTTTGTGGTTGTGTCTCAAAAAAAACATGATACCTCAAACCGATTCCTATTTAGGTGATAATTATGGTTGGAGCTGAAATTTCCTTTTCCATTGGTTTAAAAAATGAGGCCAAGTCTAAAGGGCCTACTGAGGCGAGATTGTTGGAATTGGGGTTGCCTCCAACAATTGGGTCTTTATATATCCAATCCCAATATCCAAAAAGCGCTTATTACATCCAGATCATATTGTGCTAAGAGCGTGCATTGTTGCATTTTTTGTCTTAGGAATTTTCGTCGATTGTTTTATGATTTTGGGATACAAAAGTGTAATGTAAAGGATTCAGATTCTCTTTTTTGAATTGTGTTATTCTATTTAATTCAGTTTCTCTAGAAAAATAAatggtttatttatattttttattttaattcctttTTTTGTTTTGTCTTGTATTACGATTATGGAATTTGACCCATTACAACCAACATTTTAGGTGCAAATATGGAGTTTCAAAATTGATTGATGTGTAGCTTGTTGCATGATCGCAAAAAAGAAGGGTTTTCCTATGAaatgaaaagagaagagaaatatTTTTGTAATAATAAATGGAtcacattttatttttgtttatttattatcctTCAACAAATTTAGAAATGCGAGTGTTTTCCGTTTAAGAATTTGATATGTTGTTGAGTTTCATTAAtttaaaatcttttatttttatttaaataagtttattttaattttttaagtaaTGCATTGAATTAAAGATcacttaaatattttatatgtagGATACATAAAAAAGAAAGGTTGGGAATAAGCCTTAGTCTATACAAGCATACACTCaatgttaatttaattttgaaaagatATAGGTTATCATTGTTTTTCATATAtgtacttttgaatttgattatGAATTTTAtgcaaatttaaattaatttaaaaatgattCTTATTGATCACAACACATTATTAATTTGTAATTATGAAAATTTAAACATAAATTTGATATTGGAAAAAAAAAGTATGGGTATTCATTGCCAAATTCCCTTGTATTGTATTATACTTATAAACTTCAAGAGAATCACTACCTAATGATGCCTTACACAAACACTTTTATAAGAAAGTAGAAGAAAATATTGTCTAAAGAGACTTACAACGACACTTTTAGCAGAAAGCGCTGCTTGTCGATTATTTATGTTAGCACTTTTATGAGATAGCGTTGTCTAACAATACCTTACGCCATAACTTTTAATAAAAAGTGCTTCCTAAAGAGGACTTACGACATCACTTTTCTAAGAAAGTGTTGCCTAAAAAGCGCTGCCTAATGATACCTTAGGCCAACATTTTTATAAGAAATGACCGCCTAAAGAGCACTTAAGACAAGACTTTTATCAAAAGCACTTCCATATGATGCTTTACGCCAATGCTTTTACCAAAATGCGCTGCCTTAAGAGAATTTACGCTAACGCTTTTAATAGAAAGCGTCATCTAAAGGGAACTTAATTTAACACTTATACATTAAAATTAAGCGTTGTTTATACGTATAGCAGTGCCAAAATAGAAAGTGCTTAAAAGCACTGTCCAAGGTAAAAAAAGTGTCGTATAGGGTTTTATTTGGCATAGTTTAGTCTGGCTCATTGTGTTACCGACATGTACCTGAGCAACACAAAAGAAAGCTTAATGATATAGGCAAAGCCATGGTTTTTGTTGGTTATCATTCCACGTGTACCTACAAGTTATTATCATTAATTGAGAACAATATGATGATTAGTATGGATGTGAAACTTGATGAACGAAGAGGATGGAATTGGCAGGACTCAATGCAGGAGGATAATGGTTCAAGTCATATTAGAATCACTCTTCAAGATGACGAGTAACTAGAAGAAATTGAGACTAAACCTACGCAACCTCAAGAGGTGAGAAGATCATCAAGAGCCAAAACATGATAATTCATACTGAATGATTATGAAAGCTTTGCCAACAACCCTGACATCAGTGACCATTCAATCATACTGGTTAGAAAGGAACGACAAAAATTCAAGAGTGTAACACTAACCCTGTGATGGACAAAGAAACAGAAGATGCCTCATCCCCTAGGAAGACAAAAAAAATACGAAAAGGATAAATATATGAGACAATCCAACAACATGTATTATAGGAAATTATCCAAAGTTAGGAGTCTTCTTAATAATCAAAATGTAAACAATAACACTAATGGGGAGCACACTCTACCTGAATAGGACAAACCAAGGTGGAAATGGAAACCCTCATATGAGGTTGGATCAGAGGTCACTAGGGCCTAGGCGCCGTATTTCGAGATGCCCATGGAGGAGTTCTTGCAATCAACAATCACAACATCAACGAAAATGATGATGTAACCCTTGCGGAAGGGGTTGCTCTATTGAAAGTCATGCAAAAAGTTGATAATTAATGCTTCAGAAATATGTTTAAGCGGGACAATACATCAATTGTAGAACCCTTTAACAATTACGAAAAAACTCAGAATTCAGTGTGGTGTGATATGTAAAATGATAGAGAAGGAACTTTTTTTCATAAGATAACAAAGCGACACACATAGTTGCCACAAAAATTCTTAACACTAAATCTAGGATTTGGTTAAAAGAGTTCCGGATTTTGTTAAGGCACAAATAAGTCTAGATAAAACTCTAATTAGTGATACATTCAAATTGTTTACAAATTATCTAACTTCTTATAAataaatcttttattttattgaaaaaaaattgttgattgtgttttaaaaaaaaaatcttagagGATTTATAATTAAGTAACCCGtcgattataaattaattttatatacaaagatattttttatttttaaatattttattctaatataTTTGTCGcgcacttttattttttaagtactAAATTGATTAAATagttaatgaaaaaaaataaaacaataacaacattatttaattttattagaaagGAAAAATAATACTAAAATGCATGCCAATATATAAAGAGAACTAAAAAGAGAATATATGAAAATGAGAAACAATTTTCTTTGAGAAATAAAATGAGAAAAACATTGGAAACGATAAGAAAGACATCTCTAAAGGACAccacttctctttctttttttgttcGATTACACGTCTCTTTACTTCAATGTTTATTCTATAATTGCATAATATcaattaaatgttatttttaaaataaaatatcataacaaaaatctacaaaacacaatactaataaattaaatttcaaattGATTTTTGCTAAAGTATAGAGAATATTCTTTTTATCCTTAAAAAActaaattttcaaataaataataagacCTAGTCAATATAGATTAGAGAGTAGATTTGAAATGGAAGCATAATTTTCTATAAGTAAACAATATGTTAAGACCAAGCCCTAGTTTATTTAAATGAAGCCCTAGTTTCATTCATTCAACCACAAGTACAACCCCCCTTTTTTCTTTCTGCTCCTTGCCGTCGCTGCCTGAACGAAAAACATGATGaaccatgatgatgatgataacgaTGATGTTATGGATGACTCACTCTCACAACAaccatcttcatcaccttcatcacCCCTTAGTCCTATACCATTTGAATACATACCTCCAACCCACCCTTTTAACCCACCAACATTCTTTTCGGACATCTTGCACCCTGGTGTTCCTCCTCCTGCTGCGGCACCACTTTCATATGAAGATGAACAAGATATGGTGATTTCACCTTCATGGCTCACACTTTCACTTCCATTTTATTCACCATCACCACAACCTCAGCCGTTAACTCCTTCTCTTTCTCCTCCACGAGCTATTGTTCCTGCTGCTTCAATTTCATATGAAGAACAACAAGATATGGTGAGTACATCATCATGGCTTACACTTTCACTTCCATTTTATTCACCATCACTACCACCACCACCTCAGCCATTAACTCCTTCTCCTTCTCCTCCTAATGCTATAACTAGTAGCAATAGCGAGGAGCAGGGAAGTCCTTCAAGTATTCAACCACCATTCCCATGGGCTACTTCAAAGCCCGCCACAGTTCACACTCTAGATCACTTGTTGTATGATTTGAATATAAAGACTATTCCAGGTACTCTGGAATGCAAGTCTTGTAAGTTTCAACAGACTGACT
The Vicia villosa cultivar HV-30 ecotype Madison, WI linkage group LG6, Vvil1.0, whole genome shotgun sequence genome window above contains:
- the LOC131612583 gene encoding uncharacterized protein LOC131612583; its protein translation is MNSDSDSSLRNNDINDRRLSIIDFLSADDSLLDPVSSNHQNSENEAWYTPNSKKFEDAATKIEQWEDEPQTSEKKTTRNPKCNLRKSLAWDSAFFTSAGVLDLDELSSIIEGVEKETLPRIEEDVYKSCDSISTLGSDSLTFESADLEGDLFEDVRASIQKSSRKSKLATAATRVSSVSALPGLQTPSRKVSAVTRNKIKAPPTPRNPTTPVVRGIGKATNKNTFTQIPQPLATRRESSISKLSKLPAKPIASSTISAKRASLSGLHAKSEKDRAKHIIGDRVSSMPNASVIGGSRGTQPKPTILSKLPSGQSVSTKAKSVSSTSSGSSLSDNIGKSPIISARRKVIAGNSKPPSSRPPVKTTSGFASRNKIESVNSSLSSLISANKLSSSVSPASSWSSEASLSASMPKYMCDSSRSSIDSCCSRKVFSDTNADKSINSQIAQSDLSIEGHEAQRSVIINPSVRTASVAAVTPSALAKPSGLRLPSPKIGFFDGVKSSVRTPRGGAQPHSAVLHGLLKHGARSPSEGKNKAVRSITPIGNKKIDNEKNPHPSHFDESLDVAIKACSAEQNIKSSTEMLKGAFKNVEYTSLSQEMQNSTNHDLRPLTRVNHQENVYHDNQIDCLIKQVGLMNINSATQEKINDDSLSFRETDVSFQDKSNGMELSNHRELFNHPKNPEILKGLSTPGLCVAPTSIDMATSARRPFAAKDSFFNMDFPVFIEPSISEVKLINTSVPENITKESI
- the LOC131614832 gene encoding uncharacterized protein LOC131614832, producing MMNHDDDDNDDVMDDSLSQQPSSSPSSPLSPIPFEYIPPTHPFNPPTFFSDILHPGVPPPAAAPLSYEDEQDMVISPSWLTLSLPFYSPSPQPQPLTPSLSPPRAIVPAASISYEEQQDMVSTSSWLTLSLPFYSPSLPPPPQPLTPSPSPPNAITSSNSEEQGSPSSIQPPFPWATSKPATVHTLDHLLYDLNIKTIPGTLECKSCKFQQTDFRFDLLEKFEKVASFFMEENMNYRAPDVWMKPVFPNCTRCGEKSTMKPLIGKKEEIDWLFLFLGEMIGCCNLEHLRYFCLHANIHRTGAKDRLLYHTYLGLCKQLHPQ